The following are encoded together in the Zygosaccharomyces rouxii strain CBS732 chromosome C complete sequence genome:
- the PAP2 gene encoding non-canonical poly(A) polymerase PAP2 (similar to uniprot|P53632 Saccharomyces cerevisiae YOL115W TRF4 DNA polymerase sigma involved in mitotic chromsome condensation) has protein sequence MRKSSLSKAQRNFQVFNRNDHVNQYENLPESAVEDKNGSLDGNDDFIAFDDSSSEDEGGKEEQETESVEESGEQVLPTVNTDYPWILNHDHSKQREIADWLTLEIRDFVAYISPSRQEIELRNKTIRTLRHAVRKLWPGADLQVFGSYATDLYLPGSDIDCVINSKTGDKENRSSLYELAHFLKNRKLATQVEVIAKARVPIIKFVEPTSQIHVDVSFERTNGLEAAKLIRSWLQQTPGLRELVLIVKQFLHARRLNNVHTGGLGGFSIICLVYAFLNLHPRIVTGEIDARYNLGVLLIDFFELYGKNFGYDDVAVVVADQRPCYMHKSDWLDLRLSGGGSFTLAIQDPGDSSNNISRSSFNLRDIKKAFAGGFDLLTNRCFELDAATFKDRVGKSILGNVIKYRGKLRDFNDDRDLVANSAIIENEKYHKKRSRIVHDNDEVFIDPSESENEALKEEQDSYLIQEPEQPPKKRRQTKSVDELMGVPNEDEEDDYNPLNRETDESITLKNFTVDAQTKRDYWLNKGNSMSN, from the coding sequence ATGAGGAAGTCAAGTCTTAGTAAAGCTCAGAGGAATTTTCAAGTGTTCAATAGAAATGATCACGTAAATCAGTATGAAAACTTACCGGAATCTGCTGTTGAAGATAAAAACGGTAGTCTAGATGGTAACGATGATTTTATTGCATTCGATGATAGCAGTTCCGAGGATGAAGGTGGAAAAGAAGAGCAGGAAACAGAATCTGTTGAGGAATCCGGTGAACAAGTATTACCCACTGTTAATACTGATTACCCTTGGATTTTGAACCATGACCATTCCAAACAGAGAGAGATTGCAGATTGGCTTACTCTAGAGATTCGTGATTTCGTTGCATACATTTCGCCAAGCAGACAGGAAATTGAACTGAGAAATAAAACAATTCGTACTCTAAGACATGCTGTCAGGAAATTATGGCCAGGAGCAGATCTGCAAGTGTTCGGATCGTATGCTACAGATTTATATCTACCGGGATCTGATATCGACTGTGTGATCAATAGTAAAACTGGTGATAAGGAGAATAGATCATCGCTATACGAATTGGCAcattttttgaaaaaccGCAAGTTAGCTACACAGGTGGAGGTTATTGCAAAGGCTCGTGTTCCAATTAtaaaatttgttgaacCAACTTCTCAAATCCATGTTGATGtttcatttgaaagaacgAACGGTTTGGAAGCAGCCAAATTGATTAGATCCTGGTTACAACAAACGCCAGGGTTAAGAGAATTGGTACTAATTgtcaaacaatttttacATGCACGTAGGTTGAATAACGTTCATACAGGTGGACTCGGTGGATTCAGTATTATTTGCCTTGTCTATGCGTTTCTCAACTTACATCCTCGTATCGTTAcaggtgaaattgatgcaaGATACAATTTGGGAGTTTTATTGATCGATTTTTTCGAATTATatggtaaaaattttgggtaTGATGATGTGGCTGTTGTTGTAGCAGACCAAAGACCATGTTATATGCATAAAAGCGATTGGTTAGACTTGAGGCTaagtggtggtggtagttTCACTTTAGCCATTCAAGATCCAGGcgattcttcaaataacATCTCAAGAAGTTCCTTTAATCTACGTGATATTAAAAAGGCATTTGCTGGTGgatttgatcttttaacCAATAGATGTTTTGAGTTGGATGCTGCGACTTTTAAGGATCGTGTGGGTAAGAGTATTTTGGGTAATGTTATCAAATACAGAGGTAAATTGAGAGACTTTAACGATGACCGTGATTTGGTGGCTAATTCTGCAATTAtagaaaatgaaaagtACCACAAAAAACGTTCAAGAATCGTCcatgataatgatgaagtaTTTATAGACCCCAGCGAATCTGAGAATGAAGCTTTAAAGGAGGAACAGGATTCTTACTTAATTCAGGAACCTGAACAACCTCCAAAGAAAAGGCGACAAACCAAAAGTGTTGACGAACTCATGGGGGTTCccaatgaagatgaagaagacgattATAACCCTTTGAACAGAGAAACCGATGAATCAATTActctgaaaaattttacAGTTGATGCCCAGACTAAGAGAGATTACTGGCTCAACAAGGGCAATTCTATGTCAAattaa
- the MSN1 gene encoding Msn1p (some similarities with uniprot|P22148 Saccharomyces cerevisiae YOL116W MSN1 Transcriptional activator involved in regulation of invertase and glucoamylase expression invasive growth and pseudohyphal differentiation iron uptake chromium accumulation and response to osmotic stress localizes to the nucleus) — MPLAEDRVAELERQVTMLERMIQMLGDTLDRKFDRYEQVIESQSHKIAELTVLMLSMVSEQHKWSGSLKERISQVAPKNDVFYELFEGGQDPATATTGPGDHPVPETTTASSYAYPLPSHHTAVNATTVAAAPAISSSSSSSASSVPLQPSASMSDTQQHSQPQPQPLSLPQPLSQPPTSQIQPQPQQQQQQQQQQQQQQQPQLKRQRPNVFTGKFHFLKSPHSVKEVWKEYVEGINGQPSIREMESLYQTGWRRDPAVNKRYARRKVLWKAIENGLSRGYSLEYIINLLEEYRYIDKEKGIKHPIGWICQNHNIPEVLR, encoded by the coding sequence ATGCCCCTAGCCGAAGACAGGGTCGCTGAACTCGAACGACAGGTAACTATGTTAGAGAGAATGATTCAAATGTTAGGTGACACACTTGATCGCAAGTTTGATAGGTATGAACAGGTAATTGAGAGTCAGTCACATAAAATTGCTGAGTTGACCGTCTTAATGCTTTCAATGGTCTCTGAGCAACATAAATGGAGTGGGTCTcttaaagaaagaatttcACAAGTAGCACCTAAAAACGATGTATTTTACGAATTATTCGAGGGTGGACAAGATCCTGCTACAGCAACAACGGGACCTGGTGATCATCCAGTTCCAGagacaacaacagcaaGTAGTTATGCATATCCACTACCGTCTCATCACACTGCAGTGAATGCTACTACTGTTGCAGCTGCACCCGCAATctcgtcatcatcatcatcatctgcATCATCAGTACCACTGCAACCATCGGCATCGATGTCAGATACACAACAACATTCACAACCGCAACCACAACCACTATCACTACCACAACCACTATCACAACCACCAACTTCACAGATACAACCGCAACcgcaacaacaacaacaacaacaacaacaacaacagcaacaacaacaaccacaactAAAAAGACAGAGACCAAACGTTTTCACGGgtaaatttcatttcttaAAGAGTCCGCATAGCGTTAAAGAAGTCTGGAAAGAGTATGTGGAAGGTATAAATGGACAACCATCGATCAGGGAGATGGAAAGTCTGTATCAAACTGGCTGGAGACGGGATCCTGCCGTTAACAAGAGATACGCGAGGAGGAAAGTTCTTTGGAaagcaattgaaaatggttTATCAAGAGGATATTCACTCGAGTACATTATAAATCTACTAGAAGAATACAGATACATCGATAAAGAGAAAGGTATTAAACATCCAATTGGTTGGATCTGTCAAAATCATAACATTCCGGAAGTATTGCGGTGA
- the ADK1 gene encoding adenylate kinase ADK1 (highly similar to uniprot|P07170 Saccharomyces cerevisiae YDR226W ADK1 adenylate kinase), which yields MADSSDVLRMVLIGPPGAGKGTQAPNLVAKFNAAHLATGDMLRSQVAQGTALGKEAKKIMDQGGLVSDDIMVNMIKSELSSEKCKKGFILDGFPRTIPQAELLDQMLKEQGKPLQKAVELKVDDELLVSRITGRLVHPASGRSYHKTFNPPKAEGKDDVTGEDLVQRSDDNADALKKRLSSYHAQTEPIVNYYQKSGIWAGVDAAQSPSTVWGDILKCLGFDA from the coding sequence ATGGCAGACAGTAGCGATGTTTTGAGAATGGTTTTGATCGGCCCTCCTGGTGCCGGTAAGGGTACCCAGGCTCCAAATTTAGTGGCCAAGTTCAATGCTGCTCATTTGGCAACCGGTGATATGTTGAGATCACAAGTGGCTCAAGGTACTGCCCTTGGTAAAGAAGCTAAGAAGATTATGGATCAAGGTGGTCTTGTTTCAGACGACATCATGGTCAACATGATCAAGAGCGAATTGTCATCAGAGAAATGTAAAAAGGGTTTCATTCTTGATGGTTTCCCACGTACCATTCCTCAAGCTGAATTGTTGGATCAAATGTTGAAGGAACAGGGTAAACCATTGCAAAAGGCCGTTGAATTGAAGGTTGACGATGAATTGTTAGTTTCACGTATTACCGGTCGTTTAGTACACCCTGCATCTGGTAGATCGTACCACAAGACTTTCAACCCACCAAAGGCTGAAGGTAAGGACGATGTCACCGGTGAGGATCTAGTTCAAAGATCTGACGACAACGCCGATgctttgaagaagagattGTCATCCTACCATGCTCAAACCGAGCCAATTGTCAACTACTACCAAAAGTCCGGTATTTGGGCTGGTGTAGATGCTGCTCAAAGTCCTTCCACAGTTTGGGGGGATATCCTAAAGTGTCTTGGGTTCGACGCTTGA
- the RRI2 gene encoding Rri2p (weakly similar to uniprot|Q12348 Saccharomyces cerevisiae YOL117W RRI2 subunit of COP9 Signalosome (CSN) like protein complex that cleaves the ubiquitin-like protein Rub1 from Cdc53 COP9 signalosome (CSN) subunit) — protein sequence MSDDEENYDDFMMSDDDGMVEMEDDDEDEENIAGSGSQNGESGNDISDSSEINRQSLEDLYEMGVYYGEEQDWIKAQTTLRKLVDISEGDTDEDAVHWRHKSLLQILHHWALRMHYNDLPQLDEVIPACKELVRQFGIQNDDKIWSEIYTTPRGFLFDDEFEPLALPRIELQLKCMEPLLIDETMQLRHNVLSIWQNRLKSNRIDESRINFLESHCFNNDDGKELDTLHVEIVNLILQCYIHEFMSTGKINSMAKFSQFLVKVESHANRSLAVSQTLGIMMQLPLAQAIEQVLQKSPDTKRLQQLFWSSLRQVEEIGGPQKFSSRLEEFILCGFIFCSMIMYRENGKVNPFDLEQVKVGREMEIVQILQDCYYNFVQLKLSQLGISINKLPIGVLTLLDVLVKEIYQVAQITKLWESVAPLFSCISLRDLQKELQVSQIPVTRDHILTILMTSIMKDRAAVYYKLDLKRDLVYFGNENKVPLSLCAKQSLTLGELERSNDIGMWHSTRKIKHKDTNAFFQDLQKQRVGEYEGGSFQPRSSQDSLIHELALQAARVWSS from the coding sequence ATGTCTGATGACGAGGAAAACTACGATGATTTTATGATGAGCGATGATGATGGGATGGTAGAGatggaagatgatgatgaagacgaagaaaaTATTGCTGGATCAGGATCACAGAATGGCGAATCCGGTAATGATATTAGTGATTCGAGCGAAATAAATCGACAATCCCTGGAGGACCTTTATGAGATGGGGGTTTATTATGGAGAGGAACAAGATTGGATCAAAGCTCAAACCACTCTAAGAAAGTTGGTCGATATCTCTGAAGGCGatactgatgaagatgccgTTCATTGGAGACATAAATCGTTATTGCAAATTTTACACCATTGGGCATTAAGGATGCACTACAACGATTTACCACAACTAGACGAAGTGATACCTGCATGTAAGGAATTGGTCAgacaatttggaattcaaaatgatgataagaTTTGGTCAGAAATTTATACTACACCAAGGggatttctttttgatgatgaatttgaaccATTGGCATTGCCTagaattgaattacaaTTGAAGTGTATGGAACCGTTATTGATAGATGAGACGATGCAGTTGAGGCACAACGTTTTGTCAATTTGGCAGAATCGCTTAAAATCAAATAGAATTGACGAATCCCGTATAAATTTCCTGGAATCCCATTGTTTTAATAACGATGATGGGAAAGAACTAGACACGCTTCATGTGGAGATTGTTAATTTAATATTACAATGCTATATCCATGAATTCATGTCAACTGGTAAAATAAATTCCATGGCCAAgttttctcaatttttAGTTAAGGTAGAATCGCATGCAAATAGGTCCCTAGCAGTATCACAAACTCTGGGGATAATGATGCAATTACCATTAGCTCAAGCCATTGAACAAGTTTTGCAAAAGAGTCCTGACACCAAAAGGTTACAACAGCTATTTTGGTCCTCATTAAGACAAGTGGAGGAAATCGGTGGTCCCCAGAAATTTAGTTCACGTTTGGAGGAATTTATCCTTTGTGGGTTTATTTTTTGCAGTATGATCATGTATCgtgaaaatggtaaagtaAATCCATTCGATTTGGAACAGGTAAAAGTGGGTCGTGAGATGGAAATCGTACAGATTTTACAGGATTGTTATTACAATTTCGTGCAGCTAAAATTATCACAATTGGGTATCTCAATTAataaattaccaattggtgTATTAACACTGTTAGACGTACTCgttaaagaaatttatcaagTTGCCCAAATCACCAAATTATGGGAGTCGGTAGCGCCACTCTTTTCGTGTATATCGCTACGAGATCTCCAGAAAGAGCTGCAAGTAAGTCAGATACCTGTAACTCGCGACCACATACTGACGATATTGATGACCTCCATTATGAAGGACCGCGCGGCTGTCTACTACAAGTTGGATTTGAAACGAGACCTCGTGTACTTCGGTAACGAGAACAAAGTACCATTGTCATTATGTGCAAAGCAATCGTTAACATTAGGTGAGCTAGAACGTAGTAATGACATTGGTATGTGGCATTCAACGCGAAAGATAAAACATAAAGACACCAACGCGTTCTTTCAAGACCTACAGAAACAGCGTGTAGGTGAATATGAAGGAGGTTCATTTCAACCACGCTCTAGCCAAGATAGTCTGATACACGAATTGGCATTGCAAGCAGCGAGAGTCTGGTCTTCATAA
- the TOS6 gene encoding Tos6p (some similarities with uniprot|P48560 Saccharomyces cerevisiae YNL300W), protein MIHPIALSFALSCALAQSGSITYEDATTTPQATTSMVSTQDITSTPKFTTTLGSGSGATTSTGEQTETGAKSTDASSAGTPAETAHATATEGGSTVTQGGSDQYTTVHPTDTTSVSCSTSSTASGEGASSETNVAHATVTEGGSTVTQGSSDQYTTVHPTETTSVSCSTSNTASGEGAGVETETAHATATEGDNTVTQGGSEQYTTVRTSVSCSTPSGASASASAAPVSTGATSAPASPVSSSSAPSTSASEAESSFSSSATLSSAAASSTFSSAVASGAQNTTHTTHTTNTTGSAGSSLTTSAVSISGPSGVKAGQDSTTAALSQFSAGAPGPLGRASRLTPLVAAAIVGLL, encoded by the coding sequence ATGATTCATCCAATTGCCTTGTCTTTCGCTCTATCCTGTGCCCTAGCCCAATCTGGCAGCATTACTTATGAAGACGCTACAACAACACCACAAGCAACTACATCAATGGTCTCCACACAGGACATCACTTCGACGCCGAAGTTCACTACTACCCTAGGATCTGGCTCCGGAGCTACTACTAGTACCGGTGAACAAACCGAAACTGGCGCCAAATCAACTGATGCTTCCTCTGCTGGTACCCCAGCCGAGACTGCTCATGCTACTGCCACCGAAGGTGGTAGTACTGTGACGCAAGGCGGTAGCGATCAGTACACCACTGTCCATCCAACCGACACTACGAGCGTTTCCTGTTCTACCTCAAGCACCGCAAGCGGTGAAGGCGCTAGCTCCGAAACAAATGTCGCACATGCTACCGTTACCGAGGGTGGTAGCACTGTGACTCAGGGTAGCAGCGATCAGTACACTACTGTCCATCCAACCGAGACCACAAGTGTCTCCTGTTCTACTTCAAACACCGCAAGCGGTGAGGGTGCTGGTGTTGAAACCGAAACTGCCCATGCTACCGCAACTGAAGGTGATAACACTGTGACGCAAGGCGGCAGCGAGCAATACACTACTGTCCGTACGAGCGTTTCCTGTTCCACACCAAGCGGCGCAAGCGCAAGCGCTAGCGCCGCACCGGTCAGTACCGGTGCTACCTCGGCTCCAGCTAGCCCGGTTTCTTCCAGTTCGGCTCCATCAACCTCCGCTTCGGAAGCTGAATCATCATTCTCCAGCTCGGCTACACTATCTTCCGCTGCTGCAAGCTCAACATTCTCAAGCGCAGTTGCTAGCGGTGCGCAAAACACTACACACACTACACACACTACAAACACTACAGGTTCTGCAGGTAGCAGCCTAACTACAAGTGCGGTTTCCATCTCCGGTCCATCAGGCGTTAAAGCAGGACAAGATTCTACAACTGCTGCTCTGTCACAATTCTCTGCAGGTGCTCCAGGTCCCCTTGGTAGGGCATCCCGTTTAACTCCACTGGTTGCAGCTGCGATCGTCGGACTTCTCTAA
- the PTH4 gene encoding Pth4p (similar to uniprot|Q12322 Saccharomyces cerevisiae YOL114C Hypothetical ORF) codes for MMQHVWKRLLSSKIEPALQSASKWVEQLDLRKVPVNLFAVRFDRASGPGGQNVNKVNSKCTLMLYNFSNCSWLPQEVRSQILQKSRYYARSSDSIVIQASESRSRESNKKLALEKFVNHIKEVCWFPKPTEDTTIAKWDQIKRSSHEKRLNNKKMHSDKKKLRKSKDFF; via the coding sequence ATGATGCAGCATGTTTGGAAAAGGTTGCTCAGTAGTAAAATCGAACCCGCATTACAATCTGCTAGCAAATGGGTTGAACAACTAGACTTACGTAAAGTTCCAGTAAATTTATTTGCCGTTAGGTTTGACAGAGCAAGTGGACCAGGTGGTCAAAATGTTAATAAAGTGAACAGTAAATGCACTTTAATGCtctacaatttttctaattgCAGTTGGTTACCGCAGGAGGTTCGTAGCcagattttacaaaaatcTAGATACTATGCACGTAGTAGTGATTCGATCGTTATACAAGCGAGTGAATCAAGATCAAGGGAATCTAACAAAAAATTAGcacttgaaaaatttgtcAATCACATTAAAGAAGTATGTTGGTTCCCCAAGCCTACAGAAGATACCACAATTGCTAAGTGGGATCAAATCAAACGTAGTTCACACGAGAAACGATTAAATAATAAGAAGATGCATAGtgataagaagaaattacgTAAAAgtaaagatttcttttAG